The Flavobacterium sp. K5-23 genome segment CTTTGGTGTTTTGTACAAGTAATTATGTAGATGAGAATAATAAGTTTTTATATGATAGCAGAAAAAGAACATCTCCTCTAGGCATCTCTGAAGATACTTTCGGGGTAATAAAAAACGAAATCATTATAAACAGTTTTCCGTTTAATTCATTTATAACTAACGGCAGCAGTGTTGTGTTTAGAAAGCCGATTACTGCTATACCTGTTGAATTATTCCGAAACAGGCAGATGTCGGACTTATTTTTGTGGACTTGGCTCATTCAAAAACAGGATATTGCTTTTTTGAATAAAAAGTTGAACAATTTTAGACGACACGCTGATTCAACAACAACTAAAATAGATTTATATCAACGAGAAACTTTGTATACAGAATTTGTAGACTATTTGAATTTTTATCCCAATACTAAAAAAAACGAATTATTATTTGCAAAATTCGTTAAAGAGTATTGGATAATCCAATTAAAGAAAGGACATTTTTCCATACAATGGTTAAGAGGTTTAAAAAACTATAATTTTTTCACATTACGAACAAAACTGATGGTACATTTGTTTAGGTTTGTACTTTCTAAACTATATTTTTTTTAATCTATATATGCAACAACCATTAGTCAGTGTAATTATTACTACCTATAATCGAGATAAATATCTCGAGGAGGCAATCTGTAGTGTCGTTAATCAAACATATTCCAATATTGAGGTTTTAGTAATTGACGATGGTTCAGTCAAAAACTATGCAGAGCAAATTTGCGCTAAATATTCAAATTGTACTTACCATTATAAAATAAACGGAGGTTTGTCTTCAGCTCGTAATTGCGGAATTGAAAAAACCAATGGGGAATTTATTGCTTTTTTGGACGACGATGATTTTTGGCATCCTACAAAAATTGTAAAACAGGTTCTAGTTTTACTTGAAAACCCCAATATTGATTGTGTTCACTCTTCTGCGGCTGTGGTTGACGAAAAGTCAAACCCTACAGGAATTTATATTGGAGCAGCACAAAACAAAGTTCATAAACGTTCAGGATATGTTTTTTGGAATGCCTTGGGTTGTTGGGTAGTGAAATCCCCAACTCCCTTAATCCGAAAAAAAGTATTCAAATTCGACATGATGTTTGATGAAAACATTATGGTAGGTGAAGATATTGATTTTTACCAGCGCATATTCTATCGTCATAAAGTGCATTATGTCAATGAACCACTTGCTTTTTATAGGGAGTATGATGACGCAAGACGACTTTCTTTACAGAGAGAAAAGTTCGTTGGAATAGAAAAGAAAATGTTTTTAAATTTTAAAAAGATGGGAATTAAAAATCCATTTACTTTACACTTAATCGCAGTTAAACTTTTGAAAAAAGCAATCAAAGAGAATAATTCTTTATATTTTGAGGCAAAAAAAACAATCTCAAGTATAAATATTTATTTTCGACCTCGTTATTTTTTGAATCGCTATTTTTGATAATTACTAAGCTAATTAGATTGACAAGTAAATTTGTAATGATTGCGTTTTACTATAAAATTTATTCTTAAATCAGGCTTACTTTACTCGAAATATAGATTGAAAAAAGTAATTAAAAATTCCCGATAATTTTCTAATACATACTAATAAAACCAGAGAAAACATTTTTTATATTAAAAATCAAAAGCAGCATTGTAGTATAATTAATCTGGAAATAATTATAAATTAGGATGCCTATCAAAATTGTTGCAGTAAATGTTTTTAATTTAGGAAAGTTATATTATTCGCAAAAAGTAAACTAATACCATATGATTTTTTTTAAAAATGTTTGCGTTTTCATTCTGTTGAATGTTATGCGCAAATTAGGCAGAGGAAAGTATCTCACAAGTAAGGTATTTTCAAGTAAGAGAATATTAGAAAGAAATTTTCCGAAATCTACAAATTTTAATTTTGTTCAAGTTGGAGCTAATGACGGGGTCAGTTTTGATAGTTTATATGAAATAGTTGTTAATAGAAAATCGAGTGGTCTAGTGATTGAGCCTATAAAAGAATATTTCGACGTATTAGTTCTTAATTATATAGAATTTGAAAATATTGTTAAAGAAAATAAGGCTGTTCATCCAACAGAAAAGGAGTTTCCCATCTATAAGGTTAAAAAGGAAGCATATGATAAATATCCTGATTGGGCAAAAGGGATAGCCTCTTTTAATCCGAGCCATCATGAAGCATTGAATATTGAAACTTCTGATATATTTGAAGTCTTAGTGGTGTGTGATCACTTAATGAATATAATTAATCAAAATGTTGAAAATAAAGAAATAGATTATTTTCAAGTGGATACTGAAGGGTTTGATTATGAAGTTATAAAAATGATTAACTTTAAATTAATCAAGCCTAAAATTTTAAAATTTGAAAGTGTTAGTTTATCTGTAGAGGATATTAATTCGGTAAATAATCTGTTAAAAATGCAAGATTATTATATTTTTAAAGAAGGTAATGACGTTGTTGCAGTCGATTTGAAGAAAGTTAGATTACTATGATTGATAAAATTATTCATTATTGTTGGTTTGGAGGCAATAGAAAACCAGAGTTGGTTAGAGATTGTATTAAATCTTGGAAAAAGCATTTGCCGGATTATAAAATTATAGAGTGGAATGAAAAAAATTCCGATTTGTCCCATCCATTCGTTCAACATGCATATAAAATGAAAAAATGGGCTTTTGTAGCCGATTATGTAAGACTTACAGTTTTATATGAAAAAGGAGGATTGTATTTAGATACCGATATGTTGGTTTTGAAGCCACTTGATTCTTTTTTAAAAAATGATTGTTTCTTTGGAGCAGAAGATAATAATTACATAAATTGTGCGATAATTGGAGCAAAAAAAAACAATGAACTTATTGAGAAATGTCTTTTAAAATATGATTTAGT includes the following:
- a CDS encoding glycosyltransferase, with translation MSLVSIILPSYNHAKFLKKRLKSIQDQTFKDWELIIIDDCSSDESVFIINEFIKSHPAMKIKHFIVNETNSGSGYKSWQKGIVLAETDYIWLAETDDYSEPFFLEESLGILEKNSNIPLVFCTSNYVDENNKFLYDSRKRTSPLGISEDTFGVIKNEIIINSFPFNSFITNGSSVVFRKPITAIPVELFRNRQMSDLFLWTWLIQKQDIAFLNKKLNNFRRHADSTTTKIDLYQRETLYTEFVDYLNFYPNTKKNELLFAKFVKEYWIIQLKKGHFSIQWLRGLKNYNFFTLRTKLMVHLFRFVLSKLYFF
- a CDS encoding FkbM family methyltransferase, translated to MIFFKNVCVFILLNVMRKLGRGKYLTSKVFSSKRILERNFPKSTNFNFVQVGANDGVSFDSLYEIVVNRKSSGLVIEPIKEYFDVLVLNYIEFENIVKENKAVHPTEKEFPIYKVKKEAYDKYPDWAKGIASFNPSHHEALNIETSDIFEVLVVCDHLMNIINQNVENKEIDYFQVDTEGFDYEVIKMINFKLIKPKILKFESVSLSVEDINSVNNLLKMQDYYIFKEGNDVVAVDLKKVRLL
- a CDS encoding glycosyltransferase family A protein: MQQPLVSVIITTYNRDKYLEEAICSVVNQTYSNIEVLVIDDGSVKNYAEQICAKYSNCTYHYKINGGLSSARNCGIEKTNGEFIAFLDDDDFWHPTKIVKQVLVLLENPNIDCVHSSAAVVDEKSNPTGIYIGAAQNKVHKRSGYVFWNALGCWVVKSPTPLIRKKVFKFDMMFDENIMVGEDIDFYQRIFYRHKVHYVNEPLAFYREYDDARRLSLQREKFVGIEKKMFLNFKKMGIKNPFTLHLIAVKLLKKAIKENNSLYFEAKKTISSINIYFRPRYFLNRYF